CGTCTTGCGGGCGATCGTCACATCAAGAAGCGGCGAGCCGCCAGCGTCGGGCATGATTGTCGAGCGGTTGCAGGATGAGGAGCTCGACCGCCAGCATGACGAACGAGAAGGCGACGCTGTAGCCGATGATCTCCTTGATGGCGAACACGCTGAAGTAGCGCGAGATCGCAAAGCCGACGCCGTTGGAGAGTCCGAAGAACTCGACCACCAGCACGATCTTCCAGACGATGCCGATGCCGGAGCGCGTCGCCGCGATGACGAAGGGCATCGCCTGCGGCAGCCAGATCTGCCGGAACCTCGTGAGCAGCGAGAAGCGGTAGATCACGCCGATGTCGTCGAGGCCGGGATCGAAGGAGCGGACGCCGTCGCGCAGGATGATGGTGTTGTTAGGGAACTTCGAGAGGAAGACGGCGAGGATCGCCGAGGCGTCGTTGAGGCCGAACCAGATGTAGCAGAGCGCGGCGATCACCAGCACCGGCGTGTTCATGAGCACGAGCACCCAGGGCATGAAAGCTTCGTCGGCGGCCTGCGAGCGGCCGAACAGGAAGCCGAGCCCGCAGCCGATCGCCATGGCGACGAAGAAGGCGACGCCGGCGCGCCACAGCGTCATGGCGATGTTGAAGAGCATGTCGCCGTGGACGAGATCGGTGCCGATGAAGCCGAGCACGGCCCACGGCGTCGGCAGGTTGCGCGGCTGCAGCAGGCCGGCGACGAGCCCCCACAGCACGACGAAGCCGGCGATCGAGAGGATGAAGCGGAAGCCGCGCCCGACGCTGCCGTTCAATTCAGGGCCGCCGCATCGACGTAGAGATCGGCCGGCAGGCTCGTCGCCTCGCCGACGAGCGCGGCTCCGCCGAGCCCGGCGACGACGGCGAAGAAGGCTTGCGCATCCGCGATCTCGGCCGCGCGCGGCTTCGTCGGGACGCCGCGGAGATAGGCGGCCTTCAGCGCCTGAAAGGTCGCCTCGTCGGGGGCCCGCATCAGCGGCCGCAGGGGATCCCACGCTTTCGGCTCGTTCGCCAGGAGGTCGTTGGCCCGGCGGACCGCCTTCGCGAAGCCGGCGCGCGTTGCCGGCGACGTCTCGGGATGCAGCAGGAAGCCGCCGATCGCCACGCGCCCCGGGGCGCCGAGCCTGGCGACGATCGATTCGGTGTCGAGCACGCGGCGGAAGCCCTTGGCCTCGAGCCGCGCGGCGTCGCTCCAGTAGAGAAGCCCGCAGTCGAGCTCGCCGGCGTCGACCTTGGCCGCGAGCAGCGGCGGCGCGCCGAAGGCCGGCCGCGCGTCCTTGGCGAGATCGAGCCTGGCGCTCTTCTGCGCATCGGCGCGCAGGATCAGCCAGTTCTTGTCGAGCGGGCCGCCGGAGACGCCGATCGACTTGCCCTTGAGATCGCCGACGTCGCGGATCGTCGAGGTGGGCTTCGCGATAAGAGCGCCCTCGGTCGAGGAGAACGGCAGGAACTGCAGCGGCCTGCCCT
This Beijerinckiaceae bacterium RH AL1 DNA region includes the following protein-coding sequences:
- a CDS encoding NitT/TauT family transport system permease protein (ID:RHAL1_03000;~source:Prodigal:2.6), with the translated sequence MNGSVGRGFRFILSIAGFVVLWGLVAGLLQPRNLPTPWAVLGFIGTDLVHGDMLFNIAMTLWRAGVAFFVAMAIGCGLGFLFGRSQAADEAFMPWVLVLMNTPVLVIAALCYIWFGLNDASAILAVFLSKFPNNTIILRDGVRSFDPGLDDIGVIYRFSLLTRFRQIWLPQAMPFVIAATRSGIGIVWKIVLVVEFFGLSNGVGFAISRYFSVFAIKEIIGYSVAFSFVMLAVELLILQPLDNHARRWRLAAS
- a CDS encoding ABC transporter substrate-binding protein (ID:RHAL1_03001;~source:Prodigal:2.6), whose amino-acid sequence is MAGAAALAATARARAEAPATSFKVGTLAFGTVHWVMETIRRNGFDTAQGFAVAPTLLASSEAARIAFLGGSVDTIVNDIFFAARLKAEGRPLQFLPFSSTEGALIAKPTSTIRDVGDLKGKSIGVSGGPLDKNWLILRADAQKSARLDLAKDARPAFGAPPLLAAKVDAGELDCGLLYWSDAARLEAKGFRRVLDTESIVARLGAPGRVAIGGFLLHPETSPATRAGFAKAVRRANDLLANEPKAWDPLRPLMRAPDEATFQALKAAYLRGVPTKPRAAEIADAQAFFAVVAGLGGAALVGEATSLPADLYVDAAALN